Proteins from one Diorhabda carinulata isolate Delta chromosome 10, icDioCari1.1, whole genome shotgun sequence genomic window:
- the LOC130898548 gene encoding BTB/POZ domain-containing protein 6-B: MMAMSNLYSKIGSKPLKRIQENTNVAQTSSWMNTESPSNGSLNLSPPHTIYQKESLTILQPISAPESPSSSSCGSPTVSISALDQNWQASKSNIRERNATMFNNDLMADVRFLVGTPGSSTQVIPAHKYVLSTGSSVFYAMFYGGLAESKEEIEVPDVDPTAFLTLLKYLYCDEIHLEPDTVLATLYVAKKYIVPHLARACVNYLETSLTAKNACLLLSQSRLFEEPDLMQRCWEVIDAQAEMAVKSEGFIDIDMATLQSVLARETLNCNEMNLLEAALAWAAAECSRKDLEVTPQNKREVLGNALYLIRIPTMTLEEFANGAAQMGILTQQEIIDIFFHFTATNKPCLQYSVKPRSGLKSQVCHRFQSCAYRSNQWRYRGRCDSIQFSVDRRIFVVGFGLYGSSSGGADYAVKIELKRLGRVLAENNTKFFSDGSSNTFHVYFDNPIQIEPETIYTASVILDGSELSYFGQEGMSEATVGQVTFQFQCSSESTNGTGVQGGQIPELIFYGPTNESH, translated from the exons ATGATGGCTATGTcgaatttatattcaaaaattggaTCAAAACCATTAAAGCGTATTCAAGAAAATACAAATGTTGCTCAAACAAGTTCATGGATGAACA CTGAAAGTCCATCCAATGGCTCTCTCAACTTGTCTCCACCACACACTATATACCAAAAAGAAAGTTTAACAATTCTTCAACCTATTAGTGCTCCAGAATCTCCTTCTTCCAGTTCATGTGGATCGCctacagtttctataagtgccCTAGACCAAAATTGGCAGGCTTCAAAAAGTAACATTAGAGAAAGAAATGCAACAATGTTCAATAATGACTTGATGGCAGATGTCAG atTTCTGGTTGGTACTCCAGGCAGCTCAACACAAGTTATACCAGCTCACAAATATGTTCTCTCTACTGGCAGCTCTGTTTTCTACGCAATGTTTTATGGGGGCCTTGCAGAGAGTAAAGAAGAGATAGAAGTGCCTGATGTTGATCCCACTGCATTCCTTACGCTACTTAA ATACTTGTATTGTGATGAAATTCATTTGGAACCAGATACAGTTCTAGCTACTCTGTATGTAGCTAAAAAGTACATAGTGCCTCATCTTGCCAGAGCTTGCGTTAACTACCTCGAAACAAGTCTTACAGCAAAAAATGCTTGTCTTTTGTTGAGCCAGTCGAGACTTTTTGAAGAACCTGATTTGATGCAACGATGTTGGGAAGTTATTGATGCTCAg GCCGAAATGGCAGTAAAGTCGGAAGGTTTTATAGACATTGATATGGCGACATTACAATCTGTACTAGCTAGGGAGACACTTAATTGTAACGAGATGAACCTTTTGGAAGCCGCACTCGCTTGGGCGGCTGCGGAATGCAGCCGGAAAGATTTAGAAGTAACACCGCAGAATAAAAGGGAAGTTTTGGGAAATGCACTCTATCTTATTCGAATACCGACTATGACATTGGAAGAATTTGCTAATGGTGCAGCACAGATGGGCATTCTAACACAACAAGAAATCATagatatatttttccattttactGCAACCAATAAACCTTGCTTACAGTATTCTGTCAAACCAAGATCTGGATTAAAGTCACAA GTATGTCATAGGTTTCAGTCTTGTGCATACAGATCAAACCAATGGCGTTACAGAGGGCGTTGTGACAGCATTCAATTCTCGGTAGATCGAAGAATTTTTGTTGTGGGATTCGGTCTTTATGGGTCTTCTAGTGGAGGCGCTGACTATGCGGTGAAAATCGAATTAAAACGATTAGGTAGAGTCCTTGCCGAAAACAACACGAAATTTTTCTCTGATGGTTCCAGCAATACTTTCCATGTTTATTTCGACAATCCCATACAAATAGAACCCGAAACGATTTATACAGCATCAGTCATCCTAGATGGATCAGAATTGAGTTATTTTGGACAAGAAGGGATGAGTGAGGCGACAGTTGGTCAAGTAACTTTCCAATTTCAATGCAGCTCGGAAAGTACAAACGGTACAGGAGTGCAAGGTGGACAAATACCAGAGCTTATTTTTTATGGTCCTACCAATGAAAGTCATTag